The following are encoded together in the Oceanobacillus zhaokaii genome:
- the ntdP gene encoding nucleoside tri-diphosphate phosphatase, which translates to MVAPKAGLNMQIQSYKHNGQLHRIWENTIVLKGTETVVIGANDKTPVIESDGRTWITREPAICYFHSKYWFNIIAMIREDGIHYYCNISSPFVYDEEALKYIDYDLDLKVYPDMTFKILDEDEYDEHKRKMNYPLVLDRILHNNMEQLIKVVRQRKGPFAPDFVDSWYERFLTYR; encoded by the coding sequence ATGGTTGCTCCAAAAGCGGGATTGAATATGCAAATTCAGAGCTATAAGCATAATGGGCAACTTCATCGGATATGGGAAAATACAATAGTATTGAAAGGAACAGAAACGGTTGTTATTGGCGCCAATGATAAGACACCAGTAATCGAGAGTGATGGGCGGACTTGGATAACGAGGGAACCAGCCATTTGCTATTTCCATTCTAAGTATTGGTTTAATATCATCGCGATGATTCGTGAGGACGGCATACATTATTACTGTAATATTAGTTCTCCCTTTGTGTATGATGAAGAAGCACTAAAATATATCGATTATGATTTAGATCTTAAAGTTTACCCGGATATGACATTTAAAATTTTAGACGAAGACGAATACGACGAACATAAAAGAAAAATGAACTACCCCTTAGTATTGGACCGAATTTTGCATAATAATATGGAACAATTAATTAAAGTTGTCCGACAAAGAAAAGGACCATTTGCACCTGATTTTGTCGATAGCTGGTACGAACGCTTTCTGACTTATCGATAA
- a CDS encoding potassium channel family protein, protein MNIIPWFVFVIVCILIYISIHAFIKGETFPTRFEMRDSRFSGELFIVLLITYSLVIIGFGILYFILSFQGIILVEDGELRQVNVIGSIIHSMYFSGVTMLTIGYGDITPIGIGRFIALIEALIGYILPTAFVMRLFQMGSRSRDK, encoded by the coding sequence ATGAATATTATTCCTTGGTTTGTCTTTGTTATTGTCTGTATTCTTATTTATATTAGTATCCATGCATTTATTAAAGGAGAAACCTTCCCCACACGATTTGAAATGCGCGATAGCCGTTTTTCTGGAGAGCTATTCATTGTTTTATTAATTACGTACAGTCTAGTAATTATCGGATTTGGCATACTTTATTTTATTCTATCGTTCCAGGGAATCATTCTAGTTGAAGATGGCGAATTAAGGCAGGTAAATGTTATTGGTTCAATCATCCATTCGATGTATTTCAGCGGAGTAACCATGCTCACCATTGGATATGGTGATATAACTCCTATAGGTATCGGGAGATTCATTGCATTAATTGAAGCATTGATTGGCTATATTTTACCAACTGCATTTGTGATGCGCTTATTTCAAATGGGTTCACGAAGTAGAGATAAGTGA
- a CDS encoding metal-dependent hydrolase, which yields MDTGTHIVMGIALGGLATVDPVVQSDPTLFHAVLVGTIIGSHAPDFDTIFKLKNNATYIRHHRGLSHSIPAIILWGLLISGIIHFFVPETSFLHLWLWTALAVVIHVFVDLFNAYGTQAFRPFSNKWIAYGFINTFDPYIFLLNVVGVLAWALGAHPGYTWMTIYTVIVLYYIKRYMDKREIVKKINEYYPDTIQIATSPTLKQNYWRVAITTEDRFYVGTAINGHIEIVDEYTKVPLPDLPIMDVAKEDNNVASFLNFSPVYRWEINEYDHFTEVRFIDLRYRSKEYYPFVAVVKIDEKMNIMSSYTGWIFSEHKLQRKLFVEDYSL from the coding sequence ATGGATACCGGAACACATATTGTAATGGGTATTGCGCTAGGTGGACTTGCTACGGTAGATCCTGTCGTACAAAGTGATCCAACACTGTTTCATGCTGTATTGGTGGGAACAATCATTGGCTCGCATGCCCCAGATTTCGATACGATTTTCAAATTAAAAAACAATGCTACCTATATAAGGCATCATCGTGGATTATCTCATTCCATTCCTGCAATTATTTTGTGGGGGTTATTGATCTCTGGAATTATTCACTTTTTTGTGCCTGAAACAAGCTTCCTGCATTTATGGCTTTGGACTGCTTTAGCAGTTGTTATTCATGTGTTTGTAGATTTATTTAATGCTTATGGAACACAGGCTTTTCGTCCTTTTTCAAATAAGTGGATTGCCTATGGCTTTATAAATACATTTGACCCGTATATTTTCTTACTGAATGTTGTTGGAGTCCTTGCTTGGGCATTAGGTGCGCATCCTGGTTATACTTGGATGACGATTTATACTGTCATTGTACTATATTACATCAAGCGTTATATGGATAAAAGAGAAATCGTTAAGAAAATCAATGAATACTATCCAGATACAATTCAAATCGCAACATCACCTACACTTAAACAAAATTACTGGCGTGTTGCAATTACAACAGAAGATCGATTTTACGTTGGTACTGCGATTAATGGACATATCGAGATTGTTGATGAATACACTAAGGTTCCATTACCTGACCTACCAATTATGGATGTCGCAAAGGAAGATAATAATGTCGCCTCATTTCTAAATTTCTCTCCCGTATATCGTTGGGAAATCAATGAATATGATCATTTTACAGAAGTCCGTTTCATCGATTTACGATATCGTTCAAAGGAATACTATCCATTTGTTGCAGTCGTGAAAATTGATGAAAAAATGAATATTATGAGTTCCTATACTGGCTGGATCTTCTCCGAGCATAAATTGCAACGTAAATTATTCGTTGAGGATTATTCTTTATAA
- a CDS encoding glutamate-1-semialdehyde 2,1-aminomutase codes for MNFSKSEELHKEALEHIVGGVNSPSRAYKAVGGGSPVYMERGDGAYFYDVDGNKYIDYLAAYGPIITGFNHPHIAEAIKNAATNGVLYGTPTRLENKFAKMLKEAIPSLEKVRFNNSGTEAVMTTVRVARAYTGRTKIIKFAGSYHGHFDAVLVQAGSGPSTLGTPDSAGVPKSTAEDVITVPFNDLDAYKEALDKWGDQIAAVLVEPIVGNFGIVEPHEGFLQGVNDLTHEAGALVIYDEVITAFRFTYGSAQQLYGVEPDMTAMGKIIGGGLPIGAYGGRKEIMEQVAPLGPAYQAGTMAGNPASMAAGIACLEVLAQDGVYEKLDRLGERLEKGILEEAAKHGISITVNRLRGALTVFFGEETITNYEQAEATDGEAFGRFFKLMLKQGINLAPSKYEAWFLTTEHTEADIDQTIDAVGHAFEEMAAK; via the coding sequence ATGAATTTTTCAAAATCTGAAGAACTACATAAAGAAGCACTTGAGCATATTGTTGGTGGTGTGAATTCACCATCACGTGCATATAAAGCAGTTGGCGGTGGCTCACCGGTATATATGGAGCGTGGAGATGGCGCATATTTTTATGATGTTGATGGCAATAAATATATCGATTATTTAGCAGCATATGGCCCAATTATTACTGGATTTAACCATCCACATATTGCAGAGGCAATTAAAAATGCAGCAACGAATGGTGTTTTATACGGCACACCTACTCGATTAGAAAATAAATTTGCGAAAATGTTAAAAGAAGCTATTCCATCATTAGAAAAGGTCCGCTTCAATAACTCTGGTACGGAAGCAGTTATGACAACTGTTCGCGTAGCACGTGCATACACTGGACGCACGAAGATAATTAAATTTGCTGGAAGCTATCATGGACATTTCGATGCAGTATTAGTCCAAGCTGGTTCTGGCCCTTCCACTTTGGGTACGCCGGATTCTGCTGGTGTTCCAAAATCTACTGCGGAAGATGTCATCACCGTTCCTTTCAATGATTTGGATGCATATAAAGAAGCATTGGATAAGTGGGGAGATCAAATTGCTGCAGTATTAGTTGAACCAATTGTAGGAAACTTCGGAATTGTCGAGCCGCATGAGGGCTTCCTTCAAGGGGTAAATGATTTAACACATGAAGCTGGTGCACTTGTTATTTATGATGAAGTTATTACAGCATTCCGCTTTACCTATGGAAGTGCACAACAGCTTTATGGCGTTGAGCCTGATATGACAGCGATGGGTAAAATTATTGGCGGTGGCTTACCAATCGGCGCATATGGTGGCCGTAAAGAAATTATGGAGCAAGTTGCACCACTTGGACCTGCATATCAAGCAGGGACAATGGCAGGTAATCCTGCATCCATGGCTGCAGGTATTGCTTGCCTGGAAGTACTTGCCCAAGATGGTGTCTATGAAAAATTAGATCGCCTCGGGGAAAGATTAGAAAAAGGAATTTTAGAAGAAGCAGCGAAGCATGGTATATCGATTACTGTTAATCGCCTCCGTGGTGCACTTACTGTATTCTTTGGTGAAGAAACCATCACCAATTACGAACAAGCAGAAGCTACTGATGGCGAAGCATTCGGCCGCTTCTTCAAATTAATGTTAAAACAAGGAATAAACTTAGCTCCTTCTAAATATGAAGCATGGTTCTTAACAACCGAACATACCGAAGCAGATATCGATCAAACGATAGATGCAGTCGGACATGCCTTTGAAGAAATGGCAGCAAAATAA
- a CDS encoding gamma-type small acid-soluble spore protein: MAKKANKTAAGTNAQQVRQQNQQAAQGQGQFGTEFASETDAQEVRRQNQQSAQGQGQFGTEFASETDAQEVRRQNQQSQANKK; the protein is encoded by the coding sequence ATGGCTAAAAAAGCTAATAAAACAGCTGCAGGTACAAACGCTCAACAAGTAAGACAACAAAACCAACAAGCAGCCCAAGGACAAGGACAGTTTGGTACTGAGTTTGCTTCTGAAACTGATGCTCAGGAAGTAAGAAGACAAAATCAACAATCAGCCCAAGGACAAGGACAATTTGGTACTGAGTTTGCTTCTGAGACAGACGCTCAGGAAGTAAGAAGACAAAACCAGCAATCTCAAGCAAATAAAAAATAA
- the mutY gene encoding A/G-specific adenine glycosylase, with product MNEEVLKEFNKQQFQQDLLSWYYQHKRDLPWRRDQDPYKVWVSEIMLQQTKVDTVIPYFYRFIEKFPTVYELAAADEQDVLKAWEGLGYYSRAKNLQTAVREVVASYDGVVPDNPVELGSLKGIGPYTRGAILSIAYNQPEPAVDGNVMRVISRILRIEEDIAKVKTRNLIEAKVREIISEEDPASFNQAIMDLGSSICTPKSPACMFCPIQEHCKAYADGVQEELPIKTKAKKQKKIPYIALLIKNENNEYVIEQRQDKGLLANLWQFPMVPIEEVGRKNLENWIFSEYGLTVKVKEHKGNLKHVFSHIIWQLEIYKAETKNIAADDPRLRFVSLNQISKYPFPVSHQKMMQYLS from the coding sequence ATGAATGAAGAAGTACTAAAAGAATTTAACAAACAACAATTCCAGCAAGATTTACTTTCTTGGTATTATCAACATAAACGAGACCTCCCTTGGAGGAGAGATCAAGACCCATATAAAGTATGGGTGTCAGAGATTATGCTGCAACAAACAAAGGTCGACACTGTTATTCCTTACTTTTATCGGTTTATTGAAAAATTCCCAACCGTTTATGAACTAGCAGCAGCAGATGAACAAGATGTACTTAAAGCATGGGAAGGGCTAGGATACTATTCCCGCGCTAAAAATTTACAAACAGCTGTAAGAGAAGTTGTCGCTTCTTATGATGGGGTAGTACCTGATAATCCAGTTGAATTAGGTTCATTGAAAGGGATTGGCCCATATACGAGAGGAGCCATTCTTTCCATTGCATATAATCAGCCAGAGCCTGCAGTAGATGGAAATGTTATGCGTGTAATCTCACGCATTCTAAGAATTGAAGAAGATATTGCCAAAGTAAAAACTAGAAATTTAATTGAAGCGAAAGTTCGCGAAATTATTTCTGAGGAAGATCCCGCTTCATTTAATCAGGCGATCATGGATCTCGGTTCATCCATATGTACCCCGAAGTCGCCAGCTTGTATGTTCTGCCCAATACAGGAGCATTGCAAAGCATATGCTGATGGGGTACAGGAGGAATTACCAATTAAAACAAAGGCGAAAAAGCAAAAGAAAATTCCTTATATTGCACTATTAATTAAAAATGAAAATAATGAATATGTTATTGAGCAACGTCAGGATAAGGGATTATTAGCTAATCTCTGGCAATTTCCGATGGTGCCAATTGAAGAAGTTGGCAGGAAGAATTTAGAAAACTGGATATTCAGTGAGTATGGTTTAACAGTAAAAGTAAAGGAGCATAAAGGAAATCTGAAGCATGTATTTTCCCATATTATTTGGCAACTGGAAATATATAAGGCGGAGACAAAAAATATTGCTGCAGATGATCCTAGATTACGATTTGTTAGTCTTAATCAAATTAGTAAATATCCTTTTCCGGTTTCCCATCAGAAAATGATGCAATATTTGTCATAA
- a CDS encoding ABC transporter ATP-binding protein: protein MSSVKQYMKFVKPYKWRIFWTILVGIIKFGIPLLMPLILKYVIDNIINADMMTDSEKVSQLFWIMGISFLVFLVIRPPIEYIRQYLAQWVGNKILYDIRDRLFDHIQKLSLKFYSSTKTGEIISRVINDVEQTKNFVITGLMNIWLDLVTILIAIGIMLTMDIGLTVVSIILFPLFGFSIKYFFSRLRRLTKERSQALAEVQGHLHERVQGIPVTRSFALEEYEQGQFKNRNDKFLQKSVQHTDWNARTFAVTNTITDLAPLLVIAFAAYQVINLNVSIGTMVAFVGYLERVYSPLRRLINSSTTLVQSIASIDRVMEFMNEKYDVVDKENAKELGRVEGAVKIDNVSFRYTEDEELILKNVSLDVKKGETIAFVGMSGGGKSTLISLIPRFYDVTSGSIKIDGVDIRDVKARSLRGNIGMVLQDNILFSESIAVNIRMGNPEATDEEVIAAAKAANAHQFIEKLAFGYDTLVGERGVKLSGGQKQRIAIARVFLKNPPVMIFDEATSALDLESEHSIQQTLEKLASDRTTFIVAHRLATITHADRIVVIENGEISELGSHEELMQKQGSYYDLYQVQNLDSGNNN from the coding sequence TTGAGTAGTGTAAAGCAATATATGAAGTTTGTAAAACCGTATAAATGGAGAATTTTCTGGACGATTTTAGTGGGAATCATCAAGTTTGGGATACCACTATTGATGCCCTTAATTTTAAAATATGTCATCGATAATATTATTAACGCAGATATGATGACAGACTCAGAAAAAGTGAGTCAATTGTTTTGGATAATGGGAATTTCATTTCTCGTCTTCCTAGTTATTCGTCCACCGATTGAATACATACGTCAGTATTTAGCACAGTGGGTGGGAAACAAAATCCTCTATGATATTAGAGATAGATTGTTCGATCATATTCAAAAACTAAGCCTAAAATTCTATTCTTCGACAAAAACCGGGGAAATAATTTCCCGGGTAATAAATGATGTCGAACAAACAAAGAATTTCGTAATTACTGGATTAATGAATATATGGCTTGATTTAGTGACAATCCTAATAGCGATTGGCATTATGTTGACAATGGATATTGGCTTGACAGTTGTTTCAATTATTTTATTCCCACTGTTTGGATTTTCTATTAAGTACTTTTTTAGTAGATTACGTCGCCTGACAAAGGAAAGATCACAAGCATTAGCGGAGGTACAGGGGCATTTACATGAACGAGTACAGGGGATCCCAGTTACTAGAAGTTTTGCATTGGAAGAATATGAGCAGGGTCAATTCAAAAATAGAAATGATAAATTTTTACAGAAATCGGTACAGCATACGGATTGGAATGCCAGGACGTTTGCAGTGACTAATACGATTACTGATCTCGCACCACTCTTAGTAATTGCCTTCGCTGCATATCAAGTAATTAATTTAAATGTAAGTATTGGTACAATGGTTGCTTTTGTCGGTTATTTGGAGAGAGTTTACAGTCCACTTAGAAGATTGATTAACTCTTCAACTACCCTTGTACAATCAATTGCCTCTATTGATCGTGTCATGGAATTTATGAACGAAAAATATGATGTAGTCGATAAGGAAAATGCAAAAGAGCTTGGCCGTGTTGAAGGTGCCGTGAAGATTGATAATGTATCTTTCAGATATACGGAGGATGAAGAACTGATTTTGAAAAATGTTTCACTCGATGTGAAAAAAGGCGAGACGATTGCTTTTGTTGGAATGAGTGGCGGTGGAAAATCAACATTGATCAGCCTAATTCCAAGATTCTATGATGTGACGAGTGGTTCGATTAAAATCGATGGGGTAGATATTCGTGATGTTAAAGCTCGATCATTGCGAGGTAATATCGGCATGGTTCTGCAGGATAACATTTTATTCAGTGAGTCGATAGCAGTTAATATCAGGATGGGAAATCCAGAAGCAACAGATGAGGAAGTTATTGCAGCAGCAAAAGCTGCAAATGCACATCAATTTATTGAAAAACTTGCCTTTGGATACGATACTCTAGTTGGCGAACGTGGTGTGAAGCTTTCAGGAGGACAGAAGCAGCGAATTGCAATTGCACGTGTATTTTTGAAAAATCCGCCAGTCATGATTTTCGATGAGGCAACCTCTGCACTTGATTTAGAAAGTGAACATAGTATTCAACAAACATTAGAAAAGCTAGCATCCGACCGTACTACCTTTATTGTTGCCCACCGATTAGCAACAATTACCCATGCAGACCGGATTGTTGTTATTGAGAATGGGGAAATATCGGAGCTGGGTTCACATGAAGAATTAATGCAGAAACAGGGCAGCTACTATGATTTATATCAAGTTCAGAATTTGGATAGTGGAAATAATAATTAA
- a CDS encoding YfhH family protein, with amino-acid sequence MNYRYSDYSVEQLYREIGVLKEKAQKAEQLGNVSEVQINERKMQVAMAYTMNPEEFKAEEVYELKMEAGYTFKINYINGVFAWGQRINLLGDVFDNVEALPISLLGKKIS; translated from the coding sequence ATGAATTATCGGTACAGTGATTATTCTGTCGAGCAGTTATATCGGGAGATTGGGGTATTAAAGGAGAAAGCGCAGAAGGCTGAACAGCTGGGAAATGTTTCAGAGGTTCAAATTAATGAACGGAAAATGCAAGTTGCAATGGCATATACAATGAATCCCGAAGAGTTCAAAGCAGAGGAAGTATACGAATTGAAAATGGAAGCAGGCTATACATTCAAAATCAATTACATAAATGGTGTATTCGCTTGGGGACAACGTATTAATTTACTTGGTGACGTATTTGATAATGTGGAAGCATTGCCAATATCATTACTGGGAAAGAAGATTAGTTAA